A window of Chlamydiales bacterium STE3 genomic DNA:
GGTTGCAATGAGTTTTTCTTCTCACCTACACGAAGCCAAGGACATTCTTTTAAAATGTAAAGATAAGCCTCTTTCTTTAGAAGAAAAAATTCAGGTTTCCATTGAACTAGCGGTTTGCCTTATGGATTTAGCTCATAGCTTGGAGTCGAAAAAGGCAAAAGCTTTTCAAAAAGAACTATCCCTAATGATCAAAGATCCTAAGGGAAAGGTTTTTGCTGCAGATATTGCGGATCAGATTTTTAGGAGTCAGTCATCAGCACGTGCTGCTGATCAGTTCACCTTTCTGCTGCAGCATTACGGGATTCCTCCTTTTATCCAAGGTTATAAAAGATGGGGGCTTTATCTTTTTCAAGCGATTGGAAAATGGGTTCCCCATTTCTTGGTTCCGTTTGTGCAACGAAGGATTCGCAAAGAAAGCCAGCATGTCATTTTATCAGGTGAAAAAAAGTCCTTGCATGCCTACCTGAAACAACGTAAAGCACAGGGTGTAAGAGTCAACCTCAATCGTATAGGCGAAGCAATTTTAGGCGAAGATGAAGCCTCAAGACGGTTAAATATCTATCTTGAAGATCTAGCCAATCCAGAAATTGCCTACATCTCGGTAAAAAGCTCGTCCATTTACAGCCAAATCAATCTCCTTGCTTGGGAGGCAACTGTTTCTGTTCTTTCTGATAGACTTAGAGCCCTTTATCGCGCAGCAGATAAAAATCAATACTGCTGTGGAGACAAAAAAATCCCCAAGTTTGTGAATCTTGATATGGAAGAGTACCGGGATTTATTGTTAACGGTAACGGTATTCAAAAAAGTTTTAGATGAGCCAGAGTTTCTTCACACATCAGCAGGTATTGTACTGCAAAGCTATCTGCCCGATTCCTATATAATTCAGCAAGAGCTGACAGAATGGGCTTTGAAGAGGATAAAAATGGGAGGGGCTCCCATCAAAATCCGTATTGTCAAGGGGGCAAATTTAGCGATGGAAAAAGTCGAAGCTTCCATGCGTGATTGGAATCAAGCGCCTTATCTATCGAAGCAAGAAACGGACGCTAACTTTATCGCGATGACCCACTATGCAATACATTCTGAACGGGCCAAAGCAGTGCATATCGGGATCGGCAGCCATAATGTCTTGGACGTCGCTTATGCTCTTGTCAATCGGGCTGCTAACTCAGTGGAAAAATGGGTTAACTGTGAAATGCTGGAAGGGATGGCAGACGGGATGTCTCGAGCAATTCAAATGGTGACGGGAGAAGTATTGCTCTACTCTCCGGTAGTTAAAAAAGAGCAATTTCAAAATGCGATCTCTTATCTTGTGCGAAGGCTGGATGAGAATACAGCAAAGGAAAACTTTTTAAGCCATTATTTTGGGTTAAAAATTCCTTCTCCAGAATGGCATGAGCAGGTGCTGCGATTTCGACAATCATGTCAGGAAAAATCTTATGTTTCTCACCAATCTCAAAGAAAACAAGATCGTCAAGATTGTTGTGCTGAAGAAAACAGTCCCGGTTTTAAAAACGAAGCCGATACGGACTGGTCTTTACCAAATAACCGTCTTTGGATTAAGCCTTATCTCAAAAAATGGCAAGAATTGTCCAATCTTAAAGTGCCTTTGGTCATTGATGCTGAAAGCATTGAGCATCAGGGATCAGGACTTTATGTGGGAAAGAGCCCTTCTCTAGTGGACAAACCTCTTTTTCACTACTCTATAGCTAACCAAGAAGAAATTGAACGCTCTGTCCAAACAGGTCTTAAAGCTTTTGAGAGCTGGAAAAAGACTTCTGTAGAGGAGAGAGGAACTTTATTAAGAAAAGTAGCCCAAGGAATCAGAGAGCGTCGAGGAGATCTGATTGGCGCGATGTGCATTAACACAGGGAAGACAGTGCTTGAAGCAGACCCTGAAGTTTCTGAAGCCATTGATTTTGTTGAATACTATTGTCAA
This region includes:
- a CDS encoding putative proline dehydrogenase/delta-1-pyrroline-5-carboxylate dehydrogenase (Product derived from UniProtKB/Trembl:D6YSZ0;Gene name derived from UniProtKB/Trembl:D6YSZ0;EC number derived from UniProtKB/Trembl:D6YSZ0), which produces MSFSSHLHEAKDILLKCKDKPLSLEEKIQVSIELAVCLMDLAHSLESKKAKAFQKELSLMIKDPKGKVFAADIADQIFRSQSSARAADQFTFLLQHYGIPPFIQGYKRWGLYLFQAIGKWVPHFLVPFVQRRIRKESQHVILSGEKKSLHAYLKQRKAQGVRVNLNRIGEAILGEDEASRRLNIYLEDLANPEIAYISVKSSSIYSQINLLAWEATVSVLSDRLRALYRAADKNQYCCGDKKIPKFVNLDMEEYRDLLLTVTVFKKVLDEPEFLHTSAGIVLQSYLPDSYIIQQELTEWALKRIKMGGAPIKIRIVKGANLAMEKVEASMRDWNQAPYLSKQETDANFIAMTHYAIHSERAKAVHIGIGSHNVLDVAYALVNRAANSVEKWVNCEMLEGMADGMSRAIQMVTGEVLLYSPVVKKEQFQNAISYLVRRLDENTAKENFLSHYFGLKIPSPEWHEQVLRFRQSCQEKSYVSHQSQRKQDRQDCCAEENSPGFKNEADTDWSLPNNRLWIKPYLKKWQELSNLKVPLVIDAESIEHQGSGLYVGKSPSLVDKPLFHYSIANQEEIERSVQTGLKAFESWKKTSVEERGTLLRKVAQGIRERRGDLIGAMCINTGKTVLEADPEVSEAIDFVEYYCQSVKELHHLEDIRWHPKGLVLIAPPWNFSCAIPTGGIIAALATGNTVLFKPAQEAALVGYELVKIFWEAGISKTVLQFINCLDEPEGSRLVRDQRLAAVVLTGATATAELFLKLRPDLDLIAETGGKNAIIVTAMADRDLAIKDIVQSAFGYSGQKCSACSLLILEKEVYNDPFFKEALKDAAKSLKVGSPFDLTSKVNPLIKPPENALLRGLTSLEPGESWLLQPQQDSQNPNLWSPGIKWGVQEGNFTHQTEFFGPLLGVICAENLEHAIRIANGSKYGLTSGLHSLDLREQRYWRKKIIAGNCYINRTITGAIVARQPFGGCKDSSFGKGAKAGGPNYLHQFMRAEQVGEPFHHEELPDYLKKLMHLKFLTTEQKKECEIAFKSYCYFYKHYFSRSHDPLKILGQDNILQYVPREQIVLRIHQQDALEDLIKIVGACWLTNTPLELSVAKAPPLLVSLGIPIHEESDEGFLKRISTRAFSRIRLLKAPSEPFYKGLAALSCRLHSGAVLNNGRLELVNYLREVVFSIDYHRYGYLGIRENKPKKDCVTDQKCNSCKNHKC